A genomic segment from Microcoleus sp. FACHB-672 encodes:
- the purM gene encoding phosphoribosylformylglycinamidine cyclo-ligase → MDYREAGVDVEAGRAFVGRIRSLVKSTHRPEVLGGLGGFSGCFQMPAGYQEPVLVSGTDGVGTKLKLAHTLNRHDTVGIDLVAMCVNDVLTSGAEPLFFLDYLATGKLNQEQLTQVVAGIAEGCRQAGCALLGGETAEMPGFYQPGEYDLAGFCVGIAEKSRLLNGSQVRVGDLAIGLPSSGAHSNGFSLVRKIVSDGGFSWDDCPEGLNGNLGDVLLTPTQIYVKEVLDALRGGVEIHGMAHITGGGLPENLPRCLGAGQSIQIDVSRWEVPAVFQWLADAGDVSLPDMYNTFNMGIGFVLLVPAAQAEETIRRFASAYVIGEVVEGNGDLIGVPA, encoded by the coding sequence ATGGATTATCGGGAAGCGGGTGTAGATGTTGAGGCCGGTCGGGCTTTTGTGGGGCGAATTCGCAGTTTGGTGAAGAGCACGCACCGTCCGGAGGTTTTAGGCGGTTTGGGCGGTTTTAGTGGTTGTTTTCAGATGCCGGCTGGTTATCAAGAGCCGGTTTTGGTGTCGGGGACAGATGGGGTGGGGACAAAGCTGAAGCTCGCTCACACCCTCAATCGGCACGATACGGTTGGCATTGATTTAGTCGCAATGTGTGTCAATGATGTACTGACATCTGGTGCGGAACCGCTGTTCTTTTTGGACTATTTGGCAACGGGGAAGCTGAATCAAGAGCAGTTAACTCAAGTGGTGGCTGGAATTGCAGAAGGGTGCCGGCAGGCAGGGTGTGCGCTGCTGGGGGGAGAAACGGCGGAGATGCCGGGATTTTACCAGCCTGGTGAGTACGATTTAGCCGGTTTTTGTGTGGGAATTGCCGAGAAAAGCCGACTGCTAAATGGATCTCAGGTGCGAGTCGGGGATCTAGCGATAGGATTGCCGAGTTCCGGGGCTCACAGCAATGGGTTTAGTTTGGTGCGGAAGATTGTCAGCGATGGTGGCTTTAGCTGGGATGACTGCCCAGAGGGGTTAAATGGCAATCTAGGGGATGTGCTATTGACACCAACACAGATATATGTGAAAGAGGTTTTAGATGCGCTACGAGGTGGTGTAGAAATTCACGGCATGGCTCACATTACAGGAGGCGGGTTGCCAGAGAATTTGCCGCGTTGTTTGGGCGCGGGACAATCGATTCAGATCGATGTGAGCCGCTGGGAAGTGCCGGCAGTTTTTCAGTGGTTAGCAGATGCCGGTGATGTGAGTTTGCCGGATATGTATAACACTTTTAATATGGGAATTGGGTTTGTGCTATTAGTGCCGGCAGCCCAAGCTGAGGAGACAATTCGCCGGTTTGCTTCTGCTTATGTTATTGGGGAAGTGGTTGAGGGTAATGGGGATTTGATTGGCGTGCCGGCATAA
- a CDS encoding pentapeptide repeat-containing protein, whose product MKTRFLVTSALLLALCSGCWAQPAHMKRLLKNKQCQGCSLAGANLQGTSLGGANIRRSDLSRADLSNANLFSADLSGADLRSANLRGADLRGADLRGANLRGAYLKGADLSGSDLKEADFKGADLSASDLSNANLLNAHLSGANLKGANLVNAQLEGVIGLVIETPAAK is encoded by the coding sequence GTGAAAACAAGATTCCTAGTAACCAGCGCACTGCTGCTTGCACTCTGCTCAGGCTGTTGGGCGCAGCCGGCACACATGAAGCGGTTGCTGAAAAATAAACAATGCCAGGGTTGCAGCCTAGCCGGTGCCAACCTCCAAGGGACGAGCCTAGGGGGAGCAAACATAAGGCGATCCGATCTTAGCCGTGCCGATCTCAGCAATGCCAATTTATTTTCTGCGGATCTCAGTGGTGCTGATTTGAGGAGTGCTAACCTGCGAGGAGCTGACTTGCGAGGAGCTGACTTGCGAGGTGCCAACTTGAGAGGTGCCTATTTAAAAGGGGCTGATTTGAGTGGCTCAGATTTAAAAGAAGCTGATTTTAAAGGAGCCGATTTAAGTGCTTCTGATTTATCTAATGCTAATTTATTAAATGCTCATTTAAGCGGTGCCAATCTTAAAGGTGCGAACTTAGTAAATGCTCAACTGGAGGGTGTGATTGGATTGGTCATAGAGACGCCGGCAGCCAAATAA